A window of the Procambarus clarkii isolate CNS0578487 chromosome 19, FALCON_Pclarkii_2.0, whole genome shotgun sequence genome harbors these coding sequences:
- the LOC123757507 gene encoding uncharacterized protein isoform X1: MKAPNSSKDITKPWLEDVLAHYLSKKYPGKNTTILSFSVVGGTSPGDGFNSELVLLDVEVSVNEGETSRNTIILHLAAKFSSLNLMVREMNRQMKSNLREYLVYAEIIKELNEFQAAKAPEEPCIPIPELIYGKCTKKENILLMENIKITGYEAYDKYKGLDFDHLKIIIEEIARIHVLSHVYHQSSSFQEKYTCFPTTSQHLMTFKPIMSAMLETAIDFLRSQSDKEDVTERVKACKQSLIEKYTCALPEEDTIKCLIHGDMWINNIMYKYKDPQLNGSHQEIEGLKLIDWGNASWGSPFFDLQYLLHTSTTHTIRTTQLEELLHHYHSTFTRLAAKLGSPAASWNFRQFMIDWEKTCILGLLLGCSLTLGTLNTSSVVNKEQGPSVLDKSFLLPVRIVADGMKLGIAKLLASLFKKPNGESLTKKAFKLMYKPVLKELLSGKNEVMNNRVLDLFSEADKKGIFIKD, from the exons ATGAAGGCTCCAAATTCCAGCAAGGATATCACCAAGCCATGGCTGGAGGATGTGTTAGCTCACTACCTATCCAAAAAGTATCCTGGGAAAAACACCACCATCCTCTCCTTCAGTGTTGTCGGTG GTACAAGCCCAGGTGATGGTTTCAACTCTGAGTTGGTGCTGCTGGATGTTGAGGTGTCGGTGAATGAAGGTGAAACCTCTCGCAATACCATCATTCTCCATCTGGCAGCCAAGTTCTCCAGTTTGAATCTCATGGTTCGTGAAATGAACAGACAGATGAAGTCTAATTTGAGGGAGTATTTAGTATATGCAGAGATCATAAAGGAACTAAATGAGTTTCAAGCTGCTAAAGCACCAGAGGAGCCTTGTATACCAATCCCAGAATTAATATATGGTAAGTGCACAAAGAAGGAAAACATATTACTAATGGAAAATATAAAGATCACTGGTTATGAGGCATATGACAAGTACAAAGGACTAGATTTTGACCATCTTAAAATTATAATAGAAGAGATTGCAAGAATTCATGTGCTTTCACATGTATACCATCAATCAAGTAGTTTCCAGGAAAAATACACATGTTttccaacaacatcacaacatctcaTGACATTTAAACCAATAATGTCAGCAATGCTAGAAACTGCCATTGACTTTCTTAGGAGTCAGAGTGACAAAGAAGATGTAACGGAGAGAGTCAAAGCATGTAAACAAAGTTTAATAGAAAAGTATACATGTGCACTGCCTGAAGAAGATACCATCAAATGTTTAATTCATGGAGATATGTGGATAAATAATATCATGTACAAATACAAAGATCCTCAACTAAATGGAAGCCATCAAGAAATAGAAGGACTAAAACTCATTGACTGGGGAAACGCTAGCTGGGGAAGCCCTTTTTTTGACCTTCAGTATCTGCTACACACCTCCACGACTCACACCATCAGAACTACCCAACTAGAGGAGctcctacaccactaccactccacgTTCACCAGGCTCGCTGCTAAGCTGGGGTCTCCTGCTGCCAGCTGGAACTTTAGACAGTTTATGATCGACTGGGAGAAGACTTGCATATTGGGATTACTTTTAGGCTGTAGTCTGACACTGGGAACCCTGAACACAAGCAGTGTTGTAAACAAAGAACAAGGACCTTCTGTACTAGACAAATCTTTTCTCCTACCAGTTAGAATTGTTGCTGATGGCATGAAACTTGGGATAGCAAAACTTTTGGCTTCTTTATTCAAGAAACCAAATGGCGAGTCTTTGACCAAGAAAGCTTTTAAACTGATGTACAAGCCAGTTCTCAAAGAACTTCTTTCTGGCAAGAATGAAGTCATGAATAACAGGGTACTTGACCTATTCAGTGAAGCAGATAAAAAGGGGATTTTCATTAAGGATTGA
- the LOC123757507 gene encoding uncharacterized protein isoform X2, translated as MKAPNSSKDITKPWLEDVLAHYLSKKYPGKNTTILSFSVVGGTSPGDGFNSELVLLDVEVSVNEGETSRNTIILHLAAKFSSLNPMICEINKKLKSSLREYLVYAEIIKELNEFQSAKAPEEPCIPIPELIYGKCTKKENILLMENIKITGYETYNKHKGLDFDHLKIVIEEIARIHVLSHAYYQSSSFQEKYTCFPTTSEHLIKTKPVISAVLEVAIAFLESQNDKDVMERVKACKQSLIEKYTCALPEEDTIKCLIHGDLWINNIMYKYKDPQLNGSHQEIEGIKLIDWGNTSWGSPFFDLQYLLHASTTHTIRTTHLEELLHHYHSTFTRLAAKLGSPAASWNFTQFMIDWEKTCILGLLLGCALVLASLNTSSPVYKDPGPSVLDKSFLLPMKFVSDGMKLGAAKCLVLLFEKPVGEYLAMKGFQLMYKPILKELLSGKNELMNNRILDLFSEADKKGIFIKT; from the exons ATGAAGGCTCCAAATTCCAGCAAGGATATCACCAAGCCATGGCTGGAGGATGTGTTAGCTCACTACCTATCCAAAAAGTATCCTGGGAAAAACACCACCATCCTCTCCTTCAGTGTTGTCGGTG GTACAAGCCCAGGTGATGGTTTCAACTCCGAGTTGGTGCTGCTGGATGTTGAGGTGTCGGTGAATGAAGGTGAAACCTCTCGCAATACCATCATTCTCCATCTGGCAGCTAAATTCTCCAGTTTGAATCCCATGATTTGTGAAATAAACAAGAAGCTGAAGTCTAGTTTGAGGGAGTATTTAGTATATGCAGAGATCATAAAGGAACTAAATGAGTTTCAATCTGCTAAAGCACCTGAGGAGCCTTGTATACCAATCCCAGAATTAATATATGGTAAGTGTACAAAGAAGGAAAACATATTACTAATGGAAAATATTAAGATCACTGGTTATGAGACGTACAACAAGCACAAAGGACTAGATTTTGACCATCTTAAAATTGTAATAGAAGAGATTGCGAGAATCCATGTGCTTTCACATGCATACTATCAGTCCAGTAGTTTCCAGGAAAAATACACATGTTTTCCAACAACATCAGAACATCTCATAAAAACTAAACCAGTAATATCTGCAGTGCTAGAAGTTGCCATTGCATTTCTTGAGAGTCAGAATGACAAAGATGTAATGGAGAGAGTCAAAGCATGTAAACAAAGTTTAATAGAAAAATATACATGTGCACTGCCTGAAGAAGATACCATCAAGTGTTTAATTCATGGAGATCTGTGGATAAATAATATCATGTACAAATACAAAGATCCTCAACTAAATGGAAGCCATCAAGAGATTGAAGGAATAAAACTTATTGACTGGGGAAACACTAGCTGGGGAAGCCCTTTTTTTGACCTTCAGTATCTGCTACACGCCTCCACGACTCACACCATCAGAACTACCCACCTAGAGGAGctcctacaccactaccactccacgTTCACCAGGCTCGCTGCTAAGCTGGGATCTCCTGCTGCCAGCTGGAACTTTACACAGTTTATGATCGACTGGGAGAAGACTTGCATATTGGGATTACTTTTAGGCTGCGCACTGGTGCTGGCATCCCTGAACACAAGCAGTCCTGTATACAAAGACCCAGGACCTTCTGTACTGGACAAATCTTTTTTGTTACCAATGAAATTTGTTTCTGATGGCATGAAACTTGGGGCGGCAAAATGTCTTGTTCTTTTATTCGAGAAACCAGTTGGCGAGTATTTGGCCATGAAAGGTTTTCAACTGATGTACAAGCCAATTCTCAAAGAACTTCTTTCTGGCAAGAATGAACTCATGAATAACAGGATACTTGACCTATTCAGTGAAGCAGATAAGAAGGGGATTTTCATTAAAACATGA
- the LOC123757507 gene encoding uncharacterized protein isoform X3 produces the protein MVREMNRQMKSNLREYLVYAEIIKELNEFQAAKAPEEPCIPIPELIYGKCTKKENILLMENIKITGYEAYDKYKGLDFDHLKIIIEEIARIHVLSHVYHQSSSFQEKYTCFPTTSQHLMTFKPIMSAMLETAIDFLRSQSDKEDVTERVKACKQSLIEKYTCALPEEDTIKCLIHGDMWINNIMYKYKDPQLNGSHQEIEGLKLIDWGNASWGSPFFDLQYLLHTSTTHTIRTTQLEELLHHYHSTFTRLAAKLGSPAASWNFRQFMIDWEKTCILGLLLGCSLTLGTLNTSSVVNKEQGPSVLDKSFLLPVRIVADGMKLGIAKLLASLFKKPNGESLTKKAFKLMYKPVLKELLSGKNEVMNNRVLDLFSEADKKGIFIKD, from the coding sequence ATGGTTCGTGAAATGAACAGACAGATGAAGTCTAATTTGAGGGAGTATTTAGTATATGCAGAGATCATAAAGGAACTAAATGAGTTTCAAGCTGCTAAAGCACCAGAGGAGCCTTGTATACCAATCCCAGAATTAATATATGGTAAGTGCACAAAGAAGGAAAACATATTACTAATGGAAAATATAAAGATCACTGGTTATGAGGCATATGACAAGTACAAAGGACTAGATTTTGACCATCTTAAAATTATAATAGAAGAGATTGCAAGAATTCATGTGCTTTCACATGTATACCATCAATCAAGTAGTTTCCAGGAAAAATACACATGTTttccaacaacatcacaacatctcaTGACATTTAAACCAATAATGTCAGCAATGCTAGAAACTGCCATTGACTTTCTTAGGAGTCAGAGTGACAAAGAAGATGTAACGGAGAGAGTCAAAGCATGTAAACAAAGTTTAATAGAAAAGTATACATGTGCACTGCCTGAAGAAGATACCATCAAATGTTTAATTCATGGAGATATGTGGATAAATAATATCATGTACAAATACAAAGATCCTCAACTAAATGGAAGCCATCAAGAAATAGAAGGACTAAAACTCATTGACTGGGGAAACGCTAGCTGGGGAAGCCCTTTTTTTGACCTTCAGTATCTGCTACACACCTCCACGACTCACACCATCAGAACTACCCAACTAGAGGAGctcctacaccactaccactccacgTTCACCAGGCTCGCTGCTAAGCTGGGGTCTCCTGCTGCCAGCTGGAACTTTAGACAGTTTATGATCGACTGGGAGAAGACTTGCATATTGGGATTACTTTTAGGCTGTAGTCTGACACTGGGAACCCTGAACACAAGCAGTGTTGTAAACAAAGAACAAGGACCTTCTGTACTAGACAAATCTTTTCTCCTACCAGTTAGAATTGTTGCTGATGGCATGAAACTTGGGATAGCAAAACTTTTGGCTTCTTTATTCAAGAAACCAAATGGCGAGTCTTTGACCAAGAAAGCTTTTAAACTGATGTACAAGCCAGTTCTCAAAGAACTTCTTTCTGGCAAGAATGAAGTCATGAATAACAGGGTACTTGACCTATTCAGTGAAGCAGATAAAAAGGGGATTTTCATTAAGGATTGA
- the LOC123757508 gene encoding uncharacterized protein — protein MFVSSGTSPGDGFNSELVLLDVEVSVNEGETSRNTIILHLVAKFSSLNPMIREINKEVKSSLREYLVYAEIIKELNEFQAAKAPEEPCIPIPELIYGKCTNKENILLMENIKITGYETYDKYKGLDFDHLKIIIKEIARIHALSHACYQPNAFQEKYTCFPTSQHLLTFKPVMSAVLETAIDFLKSQSDKKDVTERVKECKQSLIEKYTCALPEEDTIKCLIHGDMWINNIMYKYKDPQLNGSHQEIEGIKLIDWGNTSWGSPFFDLQYLLHASTTHTIRTTHLEELLHHYHSTFTRLAAKLGSPAASWNFTQFMIDWEKTYILGFFLGFTMVLGTLNTCSPLNKEPEPSVLDKPFMLPVKIVADGMKLGMSKLLVPLFKKPIGEYLTMKTFQLVNKPVLKELISGKNEVMNNRVLGLVSEADNKGIFTKD, from the coding sequence ATGTTTGTTTCATCAGGTACAAGCCCAGGTGATGGTTTCAACTCTGAGTTGGTGCTGCTGGATGTTGAGGTGTCAGTGAATGAAGGTGAAACCTCTCGCAATACCATCATTCTCCATCTGGTAGCCAAGTTCTCCAGTTTGAATCCGATGATTCGTGAAATAAACAAAGAGGTGAAGTCTAGTTTGAGGGAGTATTTAGTATATGCAGAGATCATAAAGGAACTGAATGAGTTTCAAGCTGCTAAAGCACCTGAGGAGCCTTGTATACCAATCCCAGAATTAATATATGGTAAGTGCACAAACAAGGAAAACATATTACTAATGGAAAATATAAAGATTACTGGTTATGAGACATATGACAAGTACAAAGGATTAGATTTTGATCATCTTAAAATTATAATTAAAGAGATTGCGAGAATTCACGCTCTTTCACATGCATGCTATCAGCCCAATGCATTCCAGGAAAAATACACATGTTTTCCGACATCACAACATCTACTGACATTTAAACCAGTCATGTCAGCGGTGCTAGAAACTGCCATTGACTTTCTTAAGAGTCAAAGTGACAAAAAAGATGTAACGGAGAGAGTCAAAGAATGTAAACAAAGTTTAATAGAAAAGTATACATGTGCACTGCCTGAAGAAGATACTATCAAATGTTTAATTCATGGAGATATGTGGATAAATAATATCATGTACAAATACAAAGATCCTCAACTAAATGGAAGCCATCAAGAGATTGAAGGAATAAAACTCATTGACTGGGGAAACACTAGCTGGGGAAGCCCTTTTTTTGACCTTCAGTATCTGCTACACGCCTCCACGACTCACACCATCAGAACTACCCACCTAGAGGAGctcctacaccactaccactctaCGTTCACCAGGCTCGCTGCTAAGCTGGGGTCTCCTGCTGCCAGCTGGAACTTTACACAGTTTATGATCGACTGGGAGAAGACTTACATATTGGGATTCTTTTTAGGTTTCACTATGGTGCTGGGAACCCTAAACACATGCAGTCCTCTAAACAAAGAGCCAGAACCTTCTGTACTGGACAAACCTTTTATGTTACCAGTGAAAATTGTTGCTGATGGCATGAAACTTGGGATGTCAAAACTTCTTGTTCCTTTATTTAAGAAACCAATTGGCGAGTATTTGACCATGAAAACTTTTCAACTGGTCAACAAGCCAGTTCTCAAAGAACTTATTTCTGGCAAGAATGAAGTCATGAATAACAGGGTACTCGGCCTAGTCAGTGAGGCAGATAATAAGGGGATTTTCACCAAGGACtga
- the LOC123757509 gene encoding RPA-interacting protein A isoform X2, whose protein sequence is MDGVQTSVLERRVMHRKLYKNARGKAPPWKDVYRKRCVERLRSNRSQLVEHFRSAGDAMNNNPTKIVQDVMEIEWAAMNQGSNLPPLKKSLDDSGAEDQTMLLAVMEEIHHELVSEEEKLLIEVLNYDAAALASQVAMQQSEEVICPVCQMHGLQESLRGPNEMIYKPGSGPNILVNCSCGLALQGANLTLNTVKSSLENTVSHHGQTCVGQMSFTPTTDTQGANVLITCSICDWMSFLL, encoded by the exons ATGGACGGGGTGCAGACGAGTGTCCTGGAGAGGAGGGTAATGCACAGGAAGCTTTACAAGAACGCTCGCGGTAAAGCACCGCCTTGGAAAGATGTGTATCGCAAG CGGTGTGTGGAACGTTTGCGGTCAAATCGGTCCCAGCTGGTGGAACACTTCCGTTCAGCTGGGGATGCGATGAACAACAATCCCACAAAAATAGTGCAGGATGTGATGGAGATAGAGTGGGCTGCCATGAATCAGGGCAGTAACTTGCCGCCTCTGAA GAAAAGTCTGGATGATTCAGGAGCAGAAGACCAGACGATGTTGTTGGCCGTTATGGAGGAAATCCACCATGAACTCGTCAGTGAAG aaGAAAAATTGCTCATAGAAGTTCTGAACTATGATGCTGCTGCTCTGGCAAGTCAAGTTGCTATGCAGCAGTCTGAGGAGGTAATCTGCCCTGTGTGTCAG ATGCATGGATTACAGGAGTCACTCAGAGGACCAAATGAAATGATCTATAAACCAGGTTCTGGGCCGAATATCCTTGTAAACTGTTCCTGTGGCTTAGCTCTACAAGGAGCCAATCTCACACTAAATACA GTAAAATCAAGCCTAGAAAACACTGTATCTCACCATGGGCAGACTTGTGTGGGGCAGATGTCCTTCACACCAACAACAGACACGCAAGGCGCTAACGTACTCATCACTTGCAGCATCTGTGACTGGATGTCTTTTCTCTTGTAG
- the LOC123757509 gene encoding RPA-interacting protein A isoform X1, translating to MDGVQTSVLERRVMHRKLYKNARGKAPPWKDVYRKRCVERLRSNRSQLVEHFRSAGDAMNNNPTKIVQDVMEIEWAAMNQGSNLPPLKKSLDDSGAEDQTMLLAVMEEIHHELVSEEEKLLIEVLNYDAAALASQVAMQQSEEVICPVCQVHLQMHGLQESLRGPNEMIYKPGSGPNILVNCSCGLALQGANLTLNTVKSSLENTVSHHGQTCVGQMSFTPTTDTQGANVLITCSICDWMSFLL from the exons ATGGACGGGGTGCAGACGAGTGTCCTGGAGAGGAGGGTAATGCACAGGAAGCTTTACAAGAACGCTCGCGGTAAAGCACCGCCTTGGAAAGATGTGTATCGCAAG CGGTGTGTGGAACGTTTGCGGTCAAATCGGTCCCAGCTGGTGGAACACTTCCGTTCAGCTGGGGATGCGATGAACAACAATCCCACAAAAATAGTGCAGGATGTGATGGAGATAGAGTGGGCTGCCATGAATCAGGGCAGTAACTTGCCGCCTCTGAA GAAAAGTCTGGATGATTCAGGAGCAGAAGACCAGACGATGTTGTTGGCCGTTATGGAGGAAATCCACCATGAACTCGTCAGTGAAG aaGAAAAATTGCTCATAGAAGTTCTGAACTATGATGCTGCTGCTCTGGCAAGTCAAGTTGCTATGCAGCAGTCTGAGGAGGTAATCTGCCCTGTGTGTCAG GTCCATTTACAGATGCATGGATTACAGGAGTCACTCAGAGGACCAAATGAAATGATCTATAAACCAGGTTCTGGGCCGAATATCCTTGTAAACTGTTCCTGTGGCTTAGCTCTACAAGGAGCCAATCTCACACTAAATACA GTAAAATCAAGCCTAGAAAACACTGTATCTCACCATGGGCAGACTTGTGTGGGGCAGATGTCCTTCACACCAACAACAGACACGCAAGGCGCTAACGTACTCATCACTTGCAGCATCTGTGACTGGATGTCTTTTCTCTTGTAG